Within Sphingobium sp. KCTC 72723, the genomic segment TGCGGCTGTTGCGGTTCGGGCGACGACGCACACCTTTGGAAGGGGAAGCCTGAGCCATGCAGTTCGCTTTCTTCCCCTCGCGCCAGATCAGCTGGTATATGGCGCGCCTGTTCCTGACGCGGACGCTGGCGGTGCTGGCCTTGCTGGTGGTGGTGTTGCAGACGCTGGACCTGCTGGGCCAGTCGGGCGACATATTATCCTATCCGGGCAATGGCGACCCGCAGCTATGGCATTATGTCGGCCTGCGCGCGCCACAGATCGTCGCGCGTTTTCTGCCCTTTTCGGTGTTGCTCGGCACGCTGGTCATGCTGGCGACGCTCAACCAGAACAGCGAAATCATCTCGATGAAGGCGGCGGGCCTGTCGGCGCACCAGATATTGGCGCCGCTGGTGGCCGCTGCGCTGGGCGTCGCGATGATCAGCTATGTCTTTAACGAACGGATCGTGGCGCGCTCCACGGCGGCGCTCAGCGCCTGGCAGGCGGTCGATTATGGCCCGATCCCGGTCGATAGCGGGGTCAAAAGCAACCCTTGGGTGCGCGACGGCAATAATCTGGTCAATGTAGCGATCGTCGCCGGGCGCGGCACGCAGGTGCAGTTGCGCAAGGTTGAGATTTTCAACCGGATCAACAACAGCCTGACCACCATCGTTCAGGCACCGCGCGGCCATTATGACGCAGCGAACAAAAGCTGGGTGCTGGAAGATGCGCGGCAATTCGACGTGGCGCGCGGCACGGTGAGCAATGTCGGCACGGTGCGGTTCGGGCGGGACATTCGCCCCGACCAGTTCACGCTGGCCAAGGTCGATCCCGATGCCCTGACCTTCAGCCAGCTGCAGGCGGCAATTTCCGACCTGCATGACGCGGGCCGGCCGACCGCCGAGCTGGAAGCCAATTTGTGGCATAAATTGTCTGGCCCATTGTCCGCGCTGCTGATGCCGATATTGGGGTCCATCGCTGCATTCGGGCTGGCGCGGTCGGGCCAGTTGTTCGTCCGGGCGGTGATGGGGATGGCGCTGGGCTTTGCCTATTTCGTCGCTGACAATTTCTCGCTCGCGATGGGCAGCCTTGGCGCTTATCCGCCGTTCCTGGCGGCTTGGGCGCCCTTCTTCCTGTTCCTGCTGGTCGGTGAAACGGTGCTGTTCAGAACCGAGGAATGAAAGAAGGCCCCGGCAGCAAGGGATGCGCCAAGGCCTTCAACAGGGGGCGTCCCGATCCTTCCGAGGGGGGAGGGAGAAGTGACCGGAACAACCCCGATATGGGACTGTCCGATCAGGTTTCAATACGCAACGCGACAAAATTCAGCGCGCACCCATGGTACTGCGCGCGATCTTTCCGACCAGCGGAAACATCCCCGGATAATTGCCGCGATGATAGGGCGATGCCTCCTCCAGCATCGCGATCAGCCGGGCGTGCGCCTTGCCAAGCGCATGATAGGGAACGCTGGGCAACAGGTGATGCAGCGCATGGTAACGCAGGCCGACCGGCGCCCATAATGGCGCAAGCATGGCAGGCGGCGGCACATTGACAGAATCGAGATATTGCGCGGTGACGGTCATCGGTTCGCCCTCGTTCTCCCACAGATGCGCGACCAGCGTGCGCAGCTGGTTGATGACGGTCATGGCCGAATGGATCGCCATATAGACCAGCAAGGGCTTCCACCCGAAAGCGAACACACTGCCCACCAGCGCCAGCGCGAACAGGCAGGTGCCTGCTTCCTGCCATGCCCACATCCGCGCAAAATCGCCTTCGGGCGGGCGGCGGCGATAGGCCGGGTTGATCGACAGGGCGGACAGTTCCGCCACCACCTTGGCGCGCAGCGGCGGGATGAGCAGCGACAGCGGCGTCAGCACGCCAAATCGCAGGATCAGACCGATCGGGGCCAGCGACGCCACAATGATGAACAGGGGCAGCGACCATGGCTTCATCAGGGCCAGCGGCAGATATTCCGGGTCGTCCGCCGTGCCGTACCGGGTGCGGGCATGATGCTGGGTATGCACGCCTTCATACAGGAAGGACGGGATCATCAGCGGGATGCCGACCAGCAGGTTCCAGCCGAACCGAAAGCCCGGAAGCGCGCCTTTGCGGATATGGGTCAGTTCATGGATGAAGCTGGCCGCGCGATACAGCGCCATCATCGCCACGAAGGCGCAGGCGATGGCGATCGGCACATTGTCGACCATTATGGCCCCTGCGACCCCGGCATAGCCTATGAAGGTCGAAGCCAGCAGGTCGGGCCAGTAGATGCGGGGATTGGCGGTCGACAACTCGCGCGTCAGGTCGGCCGCCGCGCGCAGCATGGCCGCATCGTCGGGAATGGTGGCGCGGGCGCGCTGGGCAGCGGCCAATATGGGATCATGCACAGTCATGGCAGGCGTCCTAAACTCCAAATGCGCTGATATCGTGGCAGCACCATGACATCCTTTGCCGCCATACGGCCCGCACCCACGCCGATGATTGACATTGCGCAAACAAGCGGCGAACTGCACCACTATTTCCCAAATAAGGCGCAGGGCCGTGGCACAAGACAATCTGGTGATTACCCCCGTTTCCGGCAAGTCCGACATGCAGGCATTCATTGACCTGCCCTGGGCCATCTATGCGAACGATCCTCATTGGGTGCCGCCGTTGAAGGCCGAAGTGCGCGAATTGCTGACGCCCGGCAAAAATCCCTTTTTCGGCCATGCCGAAGCACAATATTTTCTCGCGCGACGGGGCGATCGCGTCGTCGGCCGCATTTCCGCCCATATCGACCGGCTGGCGCTGGAACAGCCTGTCGAACAGGGGATGGGACCGGGAACCGGCAATTTCGGCCTGTTCGAGGCAGAGGATGCGACCATCGGCGCAGCATTGATCGCGACCGCTGAACAATGGCTGCGCGACAAGGGCATGACCCGCGTGCTGGGTCCGATTTCCCTGTCGATCTGGGAAGAGCCGGGGCTGCTGGTGTCCGGGCATGACCATCCGCCCACGGTGATGATGGGGCATAACAGCCCGACCTATCAGGCAATGATCGAAGGGGCAGGCTATGTCCCCGCCAAGCAGCTCAAAACCTATGAGCTGGACATCACCAAAAGCTTCCCGCCGCTGATTCAGCGGATCATCGCATCGGGAGAGAAAAATCCGCGCATCCGCATCCGCAAGGTCGAAAAGGCGAAGTTCGACCGGGAGGCCGCGATCATCCTGTCGATCCTGAATGACGCATGGGGCAATAATTGGGGCTTCGTGCCGATCACCGACGCGGAAATCGCGCACACCGGCAAGAAACTGAAACCCATCGTGTTCGAAGATCTGATCATGATCGCCGAACTGGATGGTGAGCCAGTCGCCTTCATGATGACGCTGCCTGACCTCAACGAAGCGCTGGCGCCGCTCAACGGATCGCTATTCCCCTTTGGCTGGGCGAAACTGATCTGGTGGCTGCGCAAGCCGAAGGTACGCACCATGCGCGTGCCGCTGATGGGCGTGGTGCAACGCCTGCAATCCTCCCGCATGGCGAGCCAGTTGGCCTTCATGATGATAGAGACGATCCGGCTGGAGGCTATATCGAAATATGGCTCCACGCGCGGCGAAATCGGCTGGGTGCTGGACGATAATCAGGGCATGAATGCGATTGCCGAAGCGATCAACAGCACAGTCAACAAACTCTACCAGATATATGAAAAGCCGCTTTGATCAGCTTTCCGCAGGCACCGCGACTTCGATAGCTCCCGGCGCGATTTTGGCGACGACCGGGGTCTTGGCCAGCACTTCGCCGTCGATGGATATGCGCTGGCGCGGGCGGGTGGTGATGGTGAACGCCTTGCCGTGAAATTCCTGCGTATGGGCGTTGCGGTCGCGCAGCTTGAAGAATTTGGCATACCAGTCCCACGCAAGGCGGACATGGCTGCGCCCCACGACCGCCTGCACCACGATTTCGCCAGTATCCACATCGGCGCTGTCGGACAGTTCGACTCCGCCATGATAGGGACCGTTCAGGATGCGGACTTCGGTGGACCACATCCGCTGCTCCTTGCGTCCATCGTCGATGATCAGGCGGAACGCGCGGAAGCCGACCGAACATTTGACCGCCCAGATCAGATAGCCGATGCGGCCCAGATAGCGTTTTAATTTGTGCGGAACGGTCTTGCCGATCATCGGCGACAGGCCAAGAGAGGCCGCATTGACGAAATAGTCGCTGTCGATCATGCCCAGATCGACGCGCCGCCGCCTGCCGCCAGCAATCGCCTGCACCGCGCCGTCCAGGTCGAGCGGCAGGCCGAGCGTCCGTGCAAAGCTGTTGGCGGTGCCAAGGGGCAGCACGCCGAACACGCAATCCTTGCCCACCAGTTCATCGACCGTGCCGGACATGGAGCCATCACCCCCGCCCACGATGACCATCGGCGCGCCATCCGCCACGGCCTGCCGCACGATCTGGTCCATTTTTTCGGGGTTTTCCACCGCATGGGCGGCGATCAGGCGAACGCCTGCCTGTTCCAGTCTCTCCTTCGCCTGCGCGAACAGATCCTGTCCTTTGCGACTATGGGCATTGACGACCAGCACGGCGTCTTTGGGCAAAGGGCGGGGGAGGGGGTTCGTTTCCATGCGGCAACAACAACTCGAAAGGCTTTTGGGGTCCAGCGGAAACTCGCGGGATGCAAATTCGTTACGCCATCATGGCCCGTATCGCTCACCTCTCCGACATTCACTTTGGCGCGCACGATCAAAAGATCGTAGATGCCGCTACCGCCTGGCTGGAAGAACGGCGGCCCGACCTTGTCATCATCAGCGGCGACCTGACGCAACGGGCGCGGATCGGGCAATTCGGACGCGCGGCGGGCTGGATCAACCGGCTCAAACGGGCGGGCCTGCGGATATTGGTGGTGCCGGGCAATCATGACATACCGCTTTATGACGTGGTGCGCCGGTTTGCGGCTCCACTGGAGCGCTATAAACGCTATATCAGCAACGATCTTTGTCCCTTTTACGAGGATGGCGAAGTCGCGATATTGGGGCTGAACACGGCGCGGTCGCTGACTATCAAGGATGGGCGGATAAACCATGACCAGATGGTTATGTTGCGCGAACGCTTTGCCCCCGTGGCGCCGGAAAAGACTCGCATCCTCGTCACCCACCACCCCCTGTTCGCCATGCCGATCGGCAAGGGCGGGGAACTGAGCGAAGCGGTGGGCCAGCATGAAGACGCAGTCGAAGCCGCGTGCGAAGCGGGTGTTCATCTCGCACTCGCCGGGCATTTCCACCGCACCTATGCGCAATCGGCGCGCAAGATGGTGGAACGGTCGGGCGGGGCGCTGGTGATTCAGGCCGGGACGGCGACATCGACCCGGCTACGCAATGCCGAACCGCAAAGTTTCAACTGGCTGCACGTCCGGCGCAACAACGAAATGGAGTTGCAGGTGATCGTCTGGGACGGTGCAGCCTTCCGCCGGGCCAGCCATGTGGAGTATCGCCGCGACGGCGAGATATGGACCGCGCAGGACGTGCGCGATCCGGCCATGGTCGGGTAAGGCTATGTCTGGGGCTTGGCCTTGAGCGCTTCGGCTAGGGAAACGCGCGCGCTACCGCGCCGAGCCGGGGCCGCCTGACTGGCGTCGGGTTTCCATCCCGACAGATAAAGGATCGCCATCTGCTCGGCCGTGCGCCCGTCCGGGTCGGCGGCATCGGCGAAATGCGCCGCCGCCCGCATCAACGTATCGCGGCCCAGCGCGGGCGGGCGCGACGCCAGCACATTGCCTGCCCCCATATGGCGCAGGTCGTGCATCAGCCGAACGATGTCGCCATAGCGGATGGTCAGCGTCTCGCCGTCCGCCACCGGCATCGCAAAGCCTGCGCGCGCCAGCAGATCGCCCGCCGCGCGGACATCGATCTGGGGGTGGACATGCTGGGCGGGCCGGTCCCCCTCCGCCGCCAGCAGTGCGGCTTTCAGGGTGGACAGGCTGCCGGCCGCTGCAAAAGCCGCCAGCATCAACCCGTCGGGCCGCAGCACGCGCCGCATCAGGATCAGCGCGCCGGGCAGATCGTTGACGCTATCCAATGTGCCGCACGCAATGATCAGGTCGAAACTATTGTCGGCAAAGGGCAGCGCGTCCTCATCCCCCTGCACCCCGCCTGCGCCGCGCGCCGCAAGGAAGGCAGGATCGACGCAGGCGACACGCTTGTCCATCGCCTCCAACGCGGCGCGGGCGCTGCCGTCCGGGCAGCCAATGACGAGGGCTTCGGGCAGGTCGCGCTGCACATCGGTCAGCCGGTCCAGCAGTTCGTCCCGCATCAGGCGATAAAGGAAATCATGGTCGGCAAAACGCGGCATCATGCGGTCGCGGCGGCGCGCGCGCAGCGTGCGATCGAAAATGTCGGGCCGGGTTTCGGGGCTGGTCATGGCGGGCCTTGTGCATCGGCGGACATGCGGCGACAAGTCTCAACCTATGTCCATCTCGCTGTCTATCAAAGCTGCGCTTAAAGCGGTGCTGCGCCCCGCGCTGGACTATGCGTTGCCGCCGCGCTGCCCCGGTTGCGGCGCGATTGTCGGGCAGGATCATGGCTTTTGCCTGTCCTGCTGGAGCGGCATGACGTTCCTGGGCGACCCCTGCTGCGCCCGGTGCGGCATCCCCTTTCCCCATGACATGGGCGCTGGCGCCGAATGTGGTGCGTGCTTGGCCGATCCGCTGCCGTTCGACAGCGCGCGTGCGGTGCTGGCCTATGGCGATGTTGCCCGCACCGTGGCGCTGCGGCTGAAATATGGGCGGCGCATCGGTCTGGCCCGCCTGATCGCCACACATATGGTGCGCCATGTACCGGACGGCGAACCGCCGGTGATCGTGCCGGTGCCGTTGCACCGCTGGCGCTTATGGGGGCGGGGGTTCAATCAGTCGGCGCTGATCGCCGATCATCTGGGCCGCTTGAGCGGCCTGTCGGTCGATCGCCATGGCCTGCGCCGGGTGAAACGCACCCAACCCTTGCGCGGCATGAATCCCGCGATGCGGGAAAAGGCCGTGCGCGGCGCCTTTGCCATGGCGGATGGCCATGATCTGAAAGGAAGGCGGGTGCTGCTGATCGACGATGTGCATACCAGCGGAGCGACGGCAGCGGCCTGCGCGCGTGTCTTGCGCAAGGCTGGCGTGGTCGATGTGCGGCTGCTCTGCTGGGCGCGGGCCATGCCGCGCGAGCATGTGGATTGAACCCGCGCATTGACAAAGCGGCGCGCTCGCCCAATTTCGGCACGAAGGAGTATGACAGGCACATGGCGAACGTCGAAATCTATACCAAGGCATTTTGCGGCTATTGCGCCCGCGCCAAGGCATTGTTGAATGAAAAAGGCGTGGCGTTTACCGAATATGACATCACGATGGGCGGGCCGAAGCGCGCCGAAATGCTGGAACGCAGCAATGGCGGAACGACCGTGCCGCAAATCTTCATCGACGGTCAGCATATCGGTGGCAGCGACGACATGGGCGCGCTGAACCGGCAGGGCAAGCTCGACTCGCTGCTGGGGCTTTGAGCGCCATGCGCGCCGCGCTGTTCCAGATGACGAGCGGAGTCGATCCCACCGCCAACGCCGCCGCCATTGTTGAGATGGTGGCGCGGGCGAAGGCGGAGGGGGCGGACATGCTGTTCACCCCTGAAATGGCGGGCTGCCTCGACCGGGACCGGGCGCGGGCGGGCGCGACATTGCGGTGCGAAGCAGACGACATCGTTCTGGCCGCCGTGCGCGAAGCGGCAGCACGGGTCGGCATATGGGTGCATATCGGCTCGTTACCGCTCAAGGATGAGCGGGCCGACGGGCGCTGGGCCAATCGCAGTTTCCTGATCGACGACAACGGCGCAATCCGCGCGCGCTACGACAAAATCCACCTGTTCGACGTTGATCTGGCGACAGGCGAAAGCTGGCGCGAATCGTCGGTCTATGGGCCGGGTGATCAGGTCGTTGCCGCCGATACGCCATGGGGACGGATGGGCTTTTCCATCTGCTACGACATGCGTTTCCCCGACCTGTATCGCGCGCTGACCAATGCGGGAGCCACGATATTGCTGGCGCCCGCGGCCTTCACCGTGCCGACGGGCAAGGCGCATTGGCATGTGCTGCTGCGCGCCCGCGCGATCGAGGCGGGCTGCTTCGTCATTGCAACGGCACAGGCGGGCGATCATGCGGACGGCCGCACTACCTACGGCCATAGCTTGGTCGTGGATCCATGGGGCGATGTCCTGCTCGACATGGGCGATGTGGCCGGACTGGCCTTTGCCAATCTCGACCTGTCGCGCATCGCCGATGTGCGCGCCCGCGTGCCGGCCATCGCCAACCGCCGGACGATTCCGGCACAAGTGACGCTGGGATGATCATTTTCGACCTGAAATGCGCCGGGCAGGGCCATGTGTTCGAAGCATGGTTCGGCTCCAGCGCGGATTATGAGGATCAGCGCGCGCGTGGCCTTCTGAGTTGTCCGATCTGTGGCGACAGCGCGATTGGCAAGGCGGTCATGGCCCCGGCCATCGCCGCGAAGGGCAACAGCCGCGCCGTCGCCCCGTCCGACGCAGGCCAGTCGGTGCCGATGGGCGCGGGTGACGAGGCAAAGATGCGCGCGCTGATCGACGGCATGGCGCAGGCGCAGAAAAAGGCGCTGGAAGGCTCGACGTGGGTCGGGCGCGGCTTTGCCGAACAGGCGCGCGCGATGCACTATGGCGAACAGGACCGCAGCAGCATCCATGGCGAAGTCGCGCCGCAGGAAGCCAAGGCGCTGATCGCCGAAGGCGTGGAAGTCGCGCCGCTCCCTTTCCCGGTCATTCCCCCGCAAGCGAAGAATTGACCCCGCCGCGCCCGCATAATAGAGCGTCCCCCGCGTGCACCCGTAGCTCAGCAGGATAGAGCATTAGATTCCTAATCTAAGGGCCATGGGTTCGAATCCCGTCGGGTGCACCATTACCTCACTACCCCCTTTCAAGGTCGATAAAATCCTGAAAGGTGAGGTAGTTGATGCGGTTCTAAAACCCTCATTTCGCGTGTAGTGCAATCGGTCTGAAAACGTCAGTTTCAGCACCGCCCGCTTGTCGCTCAAACGATCAGAAATCCAGAGTTTATGCGGGTTTCCGAGAAACTCCATGGCGGTTCTAAAAGTCGCGTCGAAACTCGCCAG encodes:
- the lptG gene encoding LPS export ABC transporter permease LptG; translated protein: MQFAFFPSRQISWYMARLFLTRTLAVLALLVVVLQTLDLLGQSGDILSYPGNGDPQLWHYVGLRAPQIVARFLPFSVLLGTLVMLATLNQNSEIISMKAAGLSAHQILAPLVAAALGVAMISYVFNERIVARSTAALSAWQAVDYGPIPVDSGVKSNPWVRDGNNLVNVAIVAGRGTQVQLRKVEIFNRINNSLTTIVQAPRGHYDAANKSWVLEDARQFDVARGTVSNVGTVRFGRDIRPDQFTLAKVDPDALTFSQLQAAISDLHDAGRPTAELEANLWHKLSGPLSALLMPILGSIAAFGLARSGQLFVRAVMGMALGFAYFVADNFSLAMGSLGAYPPFLAAWAPFFLFLLVGETVLFRTEE
- a CDS encoding fatty acid desaturase family protein codes for the protein MTVHDPILAAAQRARATIPDDAAMLRAAADLTRELSTANPRIYWPDLLASTFIGYAGVAGAIMVDNVPIAIACAFVAMMALYRAASFIHELTHIRKGALPGFRFGWNLLVGIPLMIPSFLYEGVHTQHHARTRYGTADDPEYLPLALMKPWSLPLFIIVASLAPIGLILRFGVLTPLSLLIPPLRAKVVAELSALSINPAYRRRPPEGDFARMWAWQEAGTCLFALALVGSVFAFGWKPLLVYMAIHSAMTVINQLRTLVAHLWENEGEPMTVTAQYLDSVNVPPPAMLAPLWAPVGLRYHALHHLLPSVPYHALGKAHARLIAMLEEASPYHRGNYPGMFPLVGKIARSTMGAR
- a CDS encoding GNAT family N-acetyltransferase, whose protein sequence is MAQDNLVITPVSGKSDMQAFIDLPWAIYANDPHWVPPLKAEVRELLTPGKNPFFGHAEAQYFLARRGDRVVGRISAHIDRLALEQPVEQGMGPGTGNFGLFEAEDATIGAALIATAEQWLRDKGMTRVLGPISLSIWEEPGLLVSGHDHPPTVMMGHNSPTYQAMIEGAGYVPAKQLKTYELDITKSFPPLIQRIIASGEKNPRIRIRKVEKAKFDREAAIILSILNDAWGNNWGFVPITDAEIAHTGKKLKPIVFEDLIMIAELDGEPVAFMMTLPDLNEALAPLNGSLFPFGWAKLIWWLRKPKVRTMRVPLMGVVQRLQSSRMASQLAFMMIETIRLEAISKYGSTRGEIGWVLDDNQGMNAIAEAINSTVNKLYQIYEKPL
- a CDS encoding diacylglycerol/lipid kinase family protein, translating into METNPLPRPLPKDAVLVVNAHSRKGQDLFAQAKERLEQAGVRLIAAHAVENPEKMDQIVRQAVADGAPMVIVGGGDGSMSGTVDELVGKDCVFGVLPLGTANSFARTLGLPLDLDGAVQAIAGGRRRRVDLGMIDSDYFVNAASLGLSPMIGKTVPHKLKRYLGRIGYLIWAVKCSVGFRAFRLIIDDGRKEQRMWSTEVRILNGPYHGGVELSDSADVDTGEIVVQAVVGRSHVRLAWDWYAKFFKLRDRNAHTQEFHGKAFTITTRPRQRISIDGEVLAKTPVVAKIAPGAIEVAVPAES
- a CDS encoding metallophosphoesterase family protein, with the translated sequence MARIAHLSDIHFGAHDQKIVDAATAWLEERRPDLVIISGDLTQRARIGQFGRAAGWINRLKRAGLRILVVPGNHDIPLYDVVRRFAAPLERYKRYISNDLCPFYEDGEVAILGLNTARSLTIKDGRINHDQMVMLRERFAPVAPEKTRILVTHHPLFAMPIGKGGELSEAVGQHEDAVEAACEAGVHLALAGHFHRTYAQSARKMVERSGGALVIQAGTATSTRLRNAEPQSFNWLHVRRNNEMELQVIVWDGAAFRRASHVEYRRDGEIWTAQDVRDPAMVG
- a CDS encoding class I SAM-dependent methyltransferase, which codes for MTSPETRPDIFDRTLRARRRDRMMPRFADHDFLYRLMRDELLDRLTDVQRDLPEALVIGCPDGSARAALEAMDKRVACVDPAFLAARGAGGVQGDEDALPFADNSFDLIIACGTLDSVNDLPGALILMRRVLRPDGLMLAAFAAAGSLSTLKAALLAAEGDRPAQHVHPQIDVRAAGDLLARAGFAMPVADGETLTIRYGDIVRLMHDLRHMGAGNVLASRPPALGRDTLMRAAAHFADAADPDGRTAEQMAILYLSGWKPDASQAAPARRGSARVSLAEALKAKPQT
- a CDS encoding ComF family protein → MSISLSIKAALKAVLRPALDYALPPRCPGCGAIVGQDHGFCLSCWSGMTFLGDPCCARCGIPFPHDMGAGAECGACLADPLPFDSARAVLAYGDVARTVALRLKYGRRIGLARLIATHMVRHVPDGEPPVIVPVPLHRWRLWGRGFNQSALIADHLGRLSGLSVDRHGLRRVKRTQPLRGMNPAMREKAVRGAFAMADGHDLKGRRVLLIDDVHTSGATAAACARVLRKAGVVDVRLLCWARAMPREHVD
- the grxC gene encoding glutaredoxin 3, with translation MANVEIYTKAFCGYCARAKALLNEKGVAFTEYDITMGGPKRAEMLERSNGGTTVPQIFIDGQHIGGSDDMGALNRQGKLDSLLGL
- a CDS encoding carbon-nitrogen hydrolase family protein, with translation MRAALFQMTSGVDPTANAAAIVEMVARAKAEGADMLFTPEMAGCLDRDRARAGATLRCEADDIVLAAVREAAARVGIWVHIGSLPLKDERADGRWANRSFLIDDNGAIRARYDKIHLFDVDLATGESWRESSVYGPGDQVVAADTPWGRMGFSICYDMRFPDLYRALTNAGATILLAPAAFTVPTGKAHWHVLLRARAIEAGCFVIATAQAGDHADGRTTYGHSLVVDPWGDVLLDMGDVAGLAFANLDLSRIADVRARVPAIANRRTIPAQVTLG
- a CDS encoding DUF1178 family protein; this encodes MIIFDLKCAGQGHVFEAWFGSSADYEDQRARGLLSCPICGDSAIGKAVMAPAIAAKGNSRAVAPSDAGQSVPMGAGDEAKMRALIDGMAQAQKKALEGSTWVGRGFAEQARAMHYGEQDRSSIHGEVAPQEAKALIAEGVEVAPLPFPVIPPQAKN